A region from the Pogoniulus pusillus isolate bPogPus1 chromosome 43, bPogPus1.pri, whole genome shotgun sequence genome encodes:
- the LOC135192657 gene encoding methanethiol oxidase-like, with amino-acid sequence MAKCGACGPGYATPLDAMKGPREEIVYVPCIRRNTGRDLPDYLATVDVDPKSPSYCQVIHRLPMPNLRDELHHSGWNSCSSCFGDARKRRDKLILPCLISSRIYVVDVGTDPRAPRLHKIVEPVELFWKGNVANPHTAHCLGSGDILISCLGDPAGNGKAGFILLDGETFEVKGNWEKGAEVPSLGYDFWYQPRHNVLLSTEWGPPKVLADGFDPADVERGHYGRCINVWDWSSHRFLQALDLGQGSIPLEIRFLHSPEAAEGFVGCALSGAVHRFYRTEVRAGHGGHGGARLEVSLGMAGLELEQL; translated from the exons GGCCGCGGGAGGAGATCGTCTACGTGCCCTGCATCCGCAggaacacaggcagggacctgcctGACTACTTGGCCACGGTGGATGTGGACCCCAAGTCCCCAAGCTACTGCCAG GTGATCCATCGCCTGCCCATGCCCAACCTGAGGGATGAGCTGCACCACTCGGGGTGgaactcctgcagcagctgcttcggGGACGCCAGGAAGAGGAGGGACAAACtgatcctgccctgcctcaTCTCCTCCCGGATCTATGTGGTGGATGTGGGCACAGACCCCCGGGcccccaggctgcacaag ATCGTGGAGCCAGTGGAGCTGTTCTGGAAGGGGAACGTTGCCAACCCCCACACTGctcactgcctgggctctggggaCATCCTCATCAGCtgcctgggtgaccctgctggcAACGGCAAAG CTGGCTTCATCCTGCTGGATGGGGAAACCTTCGAGGTGAAAGGCAACTGGGAGAAGGGGGCAGAGGTGCCCAGCCTGGGCTACGACTTCTGGTACCAACCTCGCCACAACGTCCTGCTGAGCACCGAGTGGGGCCCCCCGAAGGTCCTGGCCGACGGCTTCGACCCTGCCGACGTGGAGAGAG GGCACTACGGGCGCTGCATCAACGTCTGGGACTGGAGCAGCCACCGGTTCCTGCAGGCGCTGGACCTGGGGCAGGGCTCGATCCCGCTGGAGATTCGCTTCCTGCACAGCCCCGAGGCTGCGGAGGGCTTCGTGGGCTGCGCCCTGAGCGGAGCTGTGCATCGCTTCTACCGCACCGAGGTGAGGGCAGGGCACGGCGGGCACgggggtgccaggctggaggtgtccctgggcatggcagggttggagctggagcagctttga
- the F11R gene encoding junctional adhesion molecule A — protein sequence MAGAERRGPGVRPRPLLLLLLLGAAVASLVGAQVTTETKEVPEHQSVDIPCAAFRSSAANPRIEWKFQRGNSLLLFYYGKELTEPYRSRVQFSPTSIRLSGASRADSGRYICEVVGEGGDIARSEVTLIVQVPPSKPVAHVPSSGTIGSRAVLRCTETEGSPPPTFRWYKDGILMPTSPKGSSAFRNSSYTQDSTTGELVFEPLSAFDSGEYSCEASNNVGTPQKSDGARLEASEDLLPGAGATCLASAGCCGAALPGTWHRWGYTGAGSARGGWHRSCQAGKG from the exons atGGCGGGAGCGGAGCGGCGGGGACCTGGGGTCCGGCCCcggccgctgctgctgctgctcctcctcggGGCGGCGGTCG CGTCACTCGTGGGTgcccaggtcaccactgagacCAAGGAGGTGCCTGAGCATCAAT ctgtgGACATTCCCTGTGCCGCCTTCCGCTCCAGCGCTGCCAACCCCCGCATCGAGTGGAAgttccagcgcgggaactccctgctgctgttctACTACGGCAAGGAGCTGACag AGCCCTACCGCAGCCGGGTGCAGTTCTCGCCCACCAGCATCCGCCTGAGcggtgccagcagggcagacTCTGGGCGCTACATCTGCGAGGTGGTAGGGGAGGGAGGTGACATTGCCCGCTCCGAGGTCACCCTCATCGTGCAGG tgccacccTCCAAGCCCGTGGCCCACGTGCCCTCCTCGGGCACCattggcagcagggctgtgctgcgcTGCACCGAGACCGAGggctccccaccccccaccttccGCTGGTACAAGGATGGCATCTTGATGCCCACCAGCCCcaagggcagctctgccttccgGAACTCCTCCTACACCCAGGACTCCACCACGGGCGAGCTG GTCTTCGAGCCCCTGAGCGCCTTCGACTCGGGGGAGTACTCCTGCGAGGCCTCCAACAACGTTGGCACCCCCCAGAAGTCCGACGGTGCCCGCTTGGAAGCCAGTGAGGacctgctgccaggggctggtgcCACCTGCCtggcctcagcaggctgctgtggggctgctctgcctggcacaTGGCACCGCTGGGGTTACACTGGGgcgggcagtgccagggggggttggcatCGGTCATGCCAGGCTGGGAAAGGTTGA
- the USF1 gene encoding upstream stimulatory factor 1 isoform X1: MKGQQKAAETEEGTVQIQEGAVATGEDPTSVAIASIQSAATFPDPNIKYVFRTENGGTQVMYRVIQVADGQLDGQTEGTSAISGYPATQSMTQAVIQGAFSSEEGVEAEAGTEAHYTYFPSAEASAATTAAAVVTTQSSDTLLGQPTPTGQFFVMMSPQEVLQGGTQRSIAPRAHPYSPKSEAPRATRDEKRRAQHNEVERRRRDKINNWIVQLSKIIPDCSMENTKSGQSKGGILSKACDYIQELRQSNLRLSEELQGLDQLQMDNEVLRQQVEELKNKNLILRAQLRQHGVEIVIKNDAH, encoded by the exons Atgaaggg gcagcagaaagcagctgagaCGGAAGAGGGCACAGTGCAGATCCAGGAAG GTGCAGTGGCCACGGGCGAGGACCCAACCAGTGTGGCCATTGCCAGCATCCAGTCTGCTGCCACCTTCCCGGACCCCAACATCAAATATGTCTTCAGGACAGAGAATGGTGGCACCCAg gtGATGTACAGAGTGATCCAAGTGGCCGACGGGCAGCTGGATGGGCAGACAGAGGGCACCAGTGCCATCAGCGGGTACCCAGCCACCCAGTCCATGACACAG GCGGTGATCCAGGGAGCCTTCAGCAGcgaggagggggtggaggcGGAGGCTGGCACCGAGGCGCACTACACCTACTTCCCCTCGGCCGAGGCCTCCGCAGCCACCACCGCCGCCGCCGTGGTCACCACGCAGAGCTCCGACACGCTGCTGGGGCAGCCCACGCCCACCG GTCAGTTCTTCGTCATGATGTCCCcgcaggaggtgctgcagggtgGCACTCAGAGGTCCATTGCCCCCCGGGCACATCCCTACTCGCC GAAGTCGGAGGCCCCACGGGCAACCCGGGATGAGAAGCGCCGGGCACAGCACAACGAAG TGGAGCGGCGGCGCCGGGACAAGATCAACAACTGGATCGTGCagctctccaagatcatccctgaCTGCTCCATGGAGAACACCAAGTCTGGGCAG agcaAAGGAGGGATCCTGTCCAAGGCCTGCGACTACATCCAGGAGCTGCGGCAGAGCAACCTGCGCCTGtcggaggagctgcagggcctGGACCAGCTGCAGATGGACAACGAAGTGCTCAGGCAGCAG gtggaggagctgaagaacAAGAACCTGATCCTGCGGGCACAGCTGCGCCAGCACGGGGTGGAGATCGTCATCAAGAACGATGCCCACTGA
- the USF1 gene encoding upstream stimulatory factor 1 isoform X2: MKGQQKAAETEEGTVQIQEVATGEDPTSVAIASIQSAATFPDPNIKYVFRTENGGTQVMYRVIQVADGQLDGQTEGTSAISGYPATQSMTQAVIQGAFSSEEGVEAEAGTEAHYTYFPSAEASAATTAAAVVTTQSSDTLLGQPTPTGQFFVMMSPQEVLQGGTQRSIAPRAHPYSPKSEAPRATRDEKRRAQHNEVERRRRDKINNWIVQLSKIIPDCSMENTKSGQSKGGILSKACDYIQELRQSNLRLSEELQGLDQLQMDNEVLRQQVEELKNKNLILRAQLRQHGVEIVIKNDAH; this comes from the exons Atgaaggg gcagcagaaagcagctgagaCGGAAGAGGGCACAGTGCAGATCCAGGAAG TGGCCACGGGCGAGGACCCAACCAGTGTGGCCATTGCCAGCATCCAGTCTGCTGCCACCTTCCCGGACCCCAACATCAAATATGTCTTCAGGACAGAGAATGGTGGCACCCAg gtGATGTACAGAGTGATCCAAGTGGCCGACGGGCAGCTGGATGGGCAGACAGAGGGCACCAGTGCCATCAGCGGGTACCCAGCCACCCAGTCCATGACACAG GCGGTGATCCAGGGAGCCTTCAGCAGcgaggagggggtggaggcGGAGGCTGGCACCGAGGCGCACTACACCTACTTCCCCTCGGCCGAGGCCTCCGCAGCCACCACCGCCGCCGCCGTGGTCACCACGCAGAGCTCCGACACGCTGCTGGGGCAGCCCACGCCCACCG GTCAGTTCTTCGTCATGATGTCCCcgcaggaggtgctgcagggtgGCACTCAGAGGTCCATTGCCCCCCGGGCACATCCCTACTCGCC GAAGTCGGAGGCCCCACGGGCAACCCGGGATGAGAAGCGCCGGGCACAGCACAACGAAG TGGAGCGGCGGCGCCGGGACAAGATCAACAACTGGATCGTGCagctctccaagatcatccctgaCTGCTCCATGGAGAACACCAAGTCTGGGCAG agcaAAGGAGGGATCCTGTCCAAGGCCTGCGACTACATCCAGGAGCTGCGGCAGAGCAACCTGCGCCTGtcggaggagctgcagggcctGGACCAGCTGCAGATGGACAACGAAGTGCTCAGGCAGCAG gtggaggagctgaagaacAAGAACCTGATCCTGCGGGCACAGCTGCGCCAGCACGGGGTGGAGATCGTCATCAAGAACGATGCCCACTGA